In Primulina huaijiensis isolate GDHJ02 chromosome 16, ASM1229523v2, whole genome shotgun sequence, a single genomic region encodes these proteins:
- the LOC140960918 gene encoding protein NODULATION SIGNALING PATHWAY 2-like translates to MAMVMDLDFSNFSHYIDMAATNTADEGGDWNGWSPVIDWEEFSGGQDDFHNLIDSIMDDQNIAIRQSDSPENDINEEYYNNLSSPECHTLMSTDVESGGGATEDCKGLRLVHLLMAAAEALAGVNKCRELARVILVRLKELLSSNVGTNMERLASYFTDALQGLIEGEKCCGGHRYKEEHRQTDVLAAFQLLQDMSPYVKFGHFTANQAILEAVTHDRRVHIVDYDIMEGIQWASLMQSLVSRKDGTPPPHLRITALSRGGGGRRSLGTVQDTGRRLTSFAASIGQPFSFHHCRLDATETFKPSSLKLVRGEALIINCMLHLPHFNYRSPDSIASFLSGSKTLNPRLITLVEEEMGPTGDEGFVVRFMDSLQQYSAMCDSLEAGFPMHSRSRALVERVFLGPQIAGSLDRIYRAHGDFHECSWGKWLAGTGSYPMDISFSNYCQAKLLIGLYNDGYRVEESATNKLVLGWKSRRLLSASIWCCQDNDM, encoded by the coding sequence ATGGCAATGGTTATGGatcttgatttttcaaattttagccaTTATATTGACATGGCCGCCACGAACACCGCCGATGAGGGTGGCGATTGGAACGGCTGGTCACCGGTGATCGACTGGGAAGAATTTTCTGGCGGACAAGATGACTTCCACAACCTCATTGACTCCATAATGGATGATCAAAATATTGCGATACGTCAATCAGATAGTCCTGAAAATGACATAAATGAAGagtattataataatttgtcaTCCCCGGAGTGCCACACCCTGATGAGCACTGATGTTGAATCCGGCGGTGGCGCCACGGAGGATTGTAAAGGGCTGAGGCTCGTCCATCTCCTCATGGCGGCAGCTGAGGCTCTGGCGGGGGTTAACAAATGCCGCGAGTTGGCTAGGGTGATATTGGTTCGGCTCAAGGAGTTGCTGTCGTCAAATGTTGGCACCAATATGGAGAGGCTGGCATCCTATTTCACCGACGCCTTACAAGGTTTGATCGAAGGCGAGAAGTGCTGCGGCGGCCACCGATACAAGGAGGAGCACCGCCAGACGGATGTTTTGGCGGCGTTTCAGTTGTTGCAAGACATGTCTCCTTATGTGAAATTCGGACATTTCACTGCAAATCAGGCTATTTTGGAAGCTGTGACTCACGATAGAAGGGTTCATATTGTTGACTACGATATAATGGAAGGTATCCAATGGGCCTCACTGATGCAGTCCTTGGTGTCTAGAAAAGATGGGACACCACCTCCACATCTTCGGATCACGGCCCTATCGAGGGGAGGAGGGGGGAGGCGTTCTTTAGGCACCGTCCAAGACACCGGCCGACGCCTAACATCCTTTGCAGCGTCCATAGGTCAACCATTCTCATTCCACCATTGTAGGCTGGATGCGACCGAGACATTCAAACCATCCTCCTTAAAATTGGTACGGGGAGAAGCCCTTATAATAAACTGCATGTTACACCTACCACATTTTAATTACAGATCCCCCGATTCAATCGCATCATTCTTATCTGGGTCCAAGACCCTAAACCCACGACTAATCACCCTGGTCGAGGAAGAAATGGGACCCACAGGAGACGAAGGGTTCGTAGTCCGGTTCATGGACTCATTGCAACAGTACTCAGCCATGTGTGACTCACTGGAGGCCGGGTTTCCGATGCACAGCCGGTCACGTGCGTTAGTGGAGAGGGTTTTCTTGGGGCCCCAAATAGCCGGGTCATTGGATCGTATTTATCGTGCCCATGGGGATTTCCATGAGTGTTCGTGGGGGAAGTGGTTGGCCGGGACCGGTTCATACCCGATGGACATTAGTTTTTCGAATTATTGTCAAGCTAAGTTGTTGATTGGATTGTACAATGATGGGTATAGGGTCGAGGAATCGGCAACCAATAAACTTGTTCTAGGATGGAAGTCACGACGCCTACTTTCGGCTTCTATTTGGTGTTGTCAAGATAACGATATGTAA